The proteins below are encoded in one region of Gemmatimonadota bacterium:
- a CDS encoding DUF2089 domain-containing protein, producing the protein MTSDTDLNNDSVQIPNPRLPAHCPGCASALKVTRLDCTECDTAVIGGFRLPPLARLAPEDQAFVLCFLQTGGNLKDMAEHYGVSYPTLRNRLDDLVEHLDSLGAADRPEEELGEASSFSQ; encoded by the coding sequence ATGACCAGCGACACCGATTTGAATAACGACTCTGTTCAGATACCGAACCCGCGTTTACCCGCCCATTGCCCGGGCTGTGCCTCGGCCCTGAAGGTCACCCGCCTGGACTGCACCGAGTGCGATACGGCCGTGATCGGCGGCTTTCGCCTGCCGCCGCTGGCCCGGCTTGCCCCGGAGGATCAGGCCTTCGTGCTCTGCTTCCTCCAGACCGGCGGCAATCTCAAGGACATGGCCGAACACTACGGCGTCTCCTACCCCACGCTGCGGAACCGCCTCGATGACCTGGTCGAGCATCTGGATTCGTTGGGGGCGGCGGATCGGCCAGAGGAAGAACTCGGCGAAGCAAGTAGCTTCTCGCAATAG